A window of the Cicer arietinum cultivar CDC Frontier isolate Library 1 chromosome 6, Cicar.CDCFrontier_v2.0, whole genome shotgun sequence genome harbors these coding sequences:
- the LOC101501716 gene encoding formin-like protein 5 isoform X1, with the protein MGIQRYMVDIRFSFCVLLVLVVAADSFIEKETQDGFVREVLDSASGLLDEHTAKVLRTPCCEYFIHFKKKNEYHDLCFPLELFTSNNKVSSTVRPFAQADIRKLLNACDPQIKESFLQCLRKNILEDDSKTLRVTGTRYLFSTSRIPRRIPGRVLLQHISEPPSSGPAVGSPTPSLAPSPEPSLSPSPAPVPLLPSLLSPPSSPVPFFPKLTPPAAAEISAPPSPYTNREEDEHSNKTTVVVAVVLTTSLIFLAAAVFFLCCSRFRKTGRLRQNDDRPLLSLSMNDYSYGPSNHTFGNSPKGEKIGFQSSSNNNLGDNKKTSSMHENQSIGSLTSTGSPFELKPPPGRVGTNNSGMPPLKPPPGRMNPFPPEPPTFRPFGNTAVLTAAAPLPPLGPRQSDVGSAPPPAAPSLPHSTLAGAKPGPPPPPPPAPHGAKPSGPPPPPPPAPHGAKPGPPPPPPPAQHGAKPGPRPPPPPPKSGVAPPRPSTGSKVDRPSASGPKATMDAEAGAEGGADAPKAKLKPFFWDKVQANSDQSMVWNQIKSGSFQFNEEMIETLFGYNAVNKNNGQQQKESSSLDPSPQYIQIIDKKKSQNLLILLRALNVTMEEVCDALYEGNELPSEFLQTLLKMAPTSDEERKLKLYSGDLSQLGPADRFLKALVDIPFAFKRMETLLFMGTFKEELTTTMESFAVLEVACKELRNSRLFLKLLEAVLKTGNRMNDGTYRGGAQAFKLDTLLKLSDVKGTDGKTTLLHFVVQEIIRSEGIKAARAAKESQSLSNIKTDELLEDNARETEDHYRELGLEVVSHLSSELENVKKGSILDADSLSATATKLGHGLVKAKDLLNKNLKNVDEDRGFRETVENFVQKAEANVKKLLEDEKKIMALVKSTGDYFHGNTGKDDGLRLFIVVRDFLIMLDKVCKEVRDAQKKPAKPLKQETSRGTSSSDTRPPPSDFRQRLFPAIAERRVDDISSDDESS; encoded by the exons ATGGGAATTCAGAGATATATGGTTGACATAAGGTTTAGTTTTTGTGTTCTTTTAGTTCTTGTTGTAGCAGCAGATAGCTTTATAGAAAAGGAAACACAGGATGGTTTTGTTAGAGAAGTACTTGATTCAGCATCTGGATTGTTAGATGAGCACACG GCAAAGGTATTAAGGACCCCTTGCTGtgaatattttattcatttcaaGAAAAAGAATGAATATCATGATTTATGTTTCCCACTGGAATTGTTTACTAGCAACAATAAAGTCAGTTCCACCGTTCGACCATTTGCACAAGCAGACATCCGAAAATTGCTTAATGCTTGTGATCCACAAATCAAGGAAAGCTTTCTTCAATGTTTGAGAAAAAATATTCTTGAGGATGATTCCAAGACATTGCGTGTCACTGGTACAAGATATCTTTTTTCCACATCTCGTATTCCCAGAAGAATTCCGGGCCGTGTTTTGCTCCAGCATATATCAGAACCGCCTAGTTCAGGCCCTGCAGTTGGATCACCTACACCGAGTCTCGCTCCATCACCTGAACCCAGTCTATCCCCATCGCCTGCTCCAGTGCCTCTTCTTCCTAGCCTTCTGTCTCCTCCTTCGTCACCAGTCCCGTTTTTCCCAAAACTGACACCACCAGCAGCTGCAGAGATTTCTGCTCCTCCATCTCCTTACACTAACAGGGAGGAAGACGAGCATAGTAATAAAACAACAGTTGTTGTTGCTGTAGTTTTAACTACATCGTTGATATTTTTAGCTGCAGCAGTGTTCTTTTTATGCTGTAGTCGATTTCGTAAGACTGGACGGCTTAGACAAAATGATGACAGGCCCCTTCTCAGCTTGAGCATGAATGACTATTCTTATG GTCCTTCCAATCACACTTTTGGAAATTCACCAAAAGGGGAGAAAATCGGGTTTCAGTcatcaagtaataataatttaggAGACAACAAGAAGACATCGTCAATGCACGAAAATCAATCGATAGGATCTCTTACTTCTACCGGATCACCATTCGAATTGAAACCTCCTCCTGGGAGAGTTGGGACTAACAATTCTGGAATGCCACCTTTAAAACCTCCTCCAGGAAGGATGAATCCTTTTCCCCCTGAGCCGCCTACATTTAGGCCTTTCGGTAATACTGCTGTCCTCACTGCTGCTGCACCTCTTCCTCCTCTAGGACCTCGACAGTCCGATGTTGGTAGTGCTCCACCTCCTGCTGCTCCTTCACTACCACACTCGACGCTAGCTGGTGCCAAACCTGGTCCTCCTCCTCCACCGCCCCCAGCACCACATGGGGCTAAACCCAGTGGTCCTCCTCCTCCACCACCCCCAGCACCACATGGGGCTAAACCCGGTCCTCCTCCTCCACCACCCCCAGCACAACATGGGGCTAAACCCGGTCCTCGTCCACCTCCACCTCCTCCTAAGAGTGGGGTAGCTCCTCCTCGACCATCAACAGGATCAAAGGTGGATCGACCTTCAGCTAGTGGACCAAAAGCTACAATGGATGCTGAAGCAGGTGCAGAAGGTGGAGCTGATGCTCCTAAAGCCAAACTAAAGCCATTTTTCTGGGATAAGGTTCAAGCTAATTCAGATCAATCGATGGTTTGGAATCAGATCAAATCAGGATCATTCCA GTTTAATGAAGAGATGATAGAGACACTTTTTGGTTATAATGCTGTAAACAAAAACAATGGTCAACAACAGAAGGAGTCTTCCTCCCTAGACCCTTCACCCCAATATATCCAGATCATTGACAAAAAgaaatcacaaaatttattaattctgTTGCGAGCATTGAATGTGACAATGGAAGAAGTTTGTGATGCACTCTATGAAG GAAATGAGCTACCGTCAGAATTCCTTCAAACCTTGCTGAAGATGGCGCCGACATCAGACGAAGAACGTAAACTTAAACTTTATAGTGGTGATCTGTCTCAACTTGGGCCCGCGGACCGTTTCCTGAAAGCCCTGGTTGACATTCCCTTTGCCTTCAAGCGAATGGAAACACTGCTTTTTATGGGTACATTTAAAGAGGAACTCACTACAACTATGGAGTCTTTTGCAGTTTTAGAG GTTGCTTGTAAGGAATTAAGAAACAGCCGGCTGTTCCTGAAGCTTCTTGAAGCCGTTCTCAAAACCGGAAACCGAATGAATGACGGAACATACCGTGGTGGTGCACAAGCTTTTAAACTTGATACACTTTTGAAATTATCTGACGTAAAAGGAACAGATGGCAAGACTACACTCTTACACTTCGTTGTTCAAGAGATTATTCGCTCTGAGGGCATTAAAGCTGCTCGAGCGGCAAAAGAGAGCCAGAGTTTGTCCAATATTAAAACGGATGAGCTTCTTGAAGATAACGCGCGTGAAACTGAAGACCACTACCGGGAACTTGGTCTTGAGGTGGTTTCACACTTGAGCAGTGAGCTCGAGAATGTTAAAAAAGGATCTATTCTAGATGCTGACAGTTTATCGGCAACTGCTACCAAACTTGGCCATGGTCTTGTGAAAGCCAAAGACTTACTGAACAAAAACCTGAAGAACGTGGACGAAGACAGAGGGTTTCGTGAGACAGTGGAAAATTTTGTCCAGAAAGCCGAGGCTAATGTTAAGAAACTGCTAGAAGATGAGAAGAAAATCATGGCTCTGGTGAAGAGCACTGGCGATTACTTTCATGGGAACACTGGGAAGGACGATGGCTTGCGATTGTTCATTGTAGTAAGAGACTTCTTAATAATGCTTGATAAAGTATGCAAGGAGGTGAGAGATGCACAGAAGAAGCCAGCGAAACCTCTTAAACAAGAAACTTCACGAGGAACATCTTCATCTGATACACGTCCTCCACCTTCTGATTTTCGTCAGCGGCTTTTTCCAGCTATAGCTGAAAGAAGGGTAGATGACATCAGTTCAGATGATGAGAGTTCATAG
- the LOC101501716 gene encoding formin-like protein 5 isoform X2 has translation MVEPPLKAKVLRTPCCEYFIHFKKKNEYHDLCFPLELFTSNNKVSSTVRPFAQADIRKLLNACDPQIKESFLQCLRKNILEDDSKTLRVTGTRYLFSTSRIPRRIPGRVLLQHISEPPSSGPAVGSPTPSLAPSPEPSLSPSPAPVPLLPSLLSPPSSPVPFFPKLTPPAAAEISAPPSPYTNREEDEHSNKTTVVVAVVLTTSLIFLAAAVFFLCCSRFRKTGRLRQNDDRPLLSLSMNDYSYGPSNHTFGNSPKGEKIGFQSSSNNNLGDNKKTSSMHENQSIGSLTSTGSPFELKPPPGRVGTNNSGMPPLKPPPGRMNPFPPEPPTFRPFGNTAVLTAAAPLPPLGPRQSDVGSAPPPAAPSLPHSTLAGAKPGPPPPPPPAPHGAKPSGPPPPPPPAPHGAKPGPPPPPPPAQHGAKPGPRPPPPPPKSGVAPPRPSTGSKVDRPSASGPKATMDAEAGAEGGADAPKAKLKPFFWDKVQANSDQSMVWNQIKSGSFQFNEEMIETLFGYNAVNKNNGQQQKESSSLDPSPQYIQIIDKKKSQNLLILLRALNVTMEEVCDALYEGNELPSEFLQTLLKMAPTSDEERKLKLYSGDLSQLGPADRFLKALVDIPFAFKRMETLLFMGTFKEELTTTMESFAVLEVACKELRNSRLFLKLLEAVLKTGNRMNDGTYRGGAQAFKLDTLLKLSDVKGTDGKTTLLHFVVQEIIRSEGIKAARAAKESQSLSNIKTDELLEDNARETEDHYRELGLEVVSHLSSELENVKKGSILDADSLSATATKLGHGLVKAKDLLNKNLKNVDEDRGFRETVENFVQKAEANVKKLLEDEKKIMALVKSTGDYFHGNTGKDDGLRLFIVVRDFLIMLDKVCKEVRDAQKKPAKPLKQETSRGTSSSDTRPPPSDFRQRLFPAIAERRVDDISSDDESS, from the exons ATGGTCGAGCCTCCGTTGAAG GCAAAGGTATTAAGGACCCCTTGCTGtgaatattttattcatttcaaGAAAAAGAATGAATATCATGATTTATGTTTCCCACTGGAATTGTTTACTAGCAACAATAAAGTCAGTTCCACCGTTCGACCATTTGCACAAGCAGACATCCGAAAATTGCTTAATGCTTGTGATCCACAAATCAAGGAAAGCTTTCTTCAATGTTTGAGAAAAAATATTCTTGAGGATGATTCCAAGACATTGCGTGTCACTGGTACAAGATATCTTTTTTCCACATCTCGTATTCCCAGAAGAATTCCGGGCCGTGTTTTGCTCCAGCATATATCAGAACCGCCTAGTTCAGGCCCTGCAGTTGGATCACCTACACCGAGTCTCGCTCCATCACCTGAACCCAGTCTATCCCCATCGCCTGCTCCAGTGCCTCTTCTTCCTAGCCTTCTGTCTCCTCCTTCGTCACCAGTCCCGTTTTTCCCAAAACTGACACCACCAGCAGCTGCAGAGATTTCTGCTCCTCCATCTCCTTACACTAACAGGGAGGAAGACGAGCATAGTAATAAAACAACAGTTGTTGTTGCTGTAGTTTTAACTACATCGTTGATATTTTTAGCTGCAGCAGTGTTCTTTTTATGCTGTAGTCGATTTCGTAAGACTGGACGGCTTAGACAAAATGATGACAGGCCCCTTCTCAGCTTGAGCATGAATGACTATTCTTATG GTCCTTCCAATCACACTTTTGGAAATTCACCAAAAGGGGAGAAAATCGGGTTTCAGTcatcaagtaataataatttaggAGACAACAAGAAGACATCGTCAATGCACGAAAATCAATCGATAGGATCTCTTACTTCTACCGGATCACCATTCGAATTGAAACCTCCTCCTGGGAGAGTTGGGACTAACAATTCTGGAATGCCACCTTTAAAACCTCCTCCAGGAAGGATGAATCCTTTTCCCCCTGAGCCGCCTACATTTAGGCCTTTCGGTAATACTGCTGTCCTCACTGCTGCTGCACCTCTTCCTCCTCTAGGACCTCGACAGTCCGATGTTGGTAGTGCTCCACCTCCTGCTGCTCCTTCACTACCACACTCGACGCTAGCTGGTGCCAAACCTGGTCCTCCTCCTCCACCGCCCCCAGCACCACATGGGGCTAAACCCAGTGGTCCTCCTCCTCCACCACCCCCAGCACCACATGGGGCTAAACCCGGTCCTCCTCCTCCACCACCCCCAGCACAACATGGGGCTAAACCCGGTCCTCGTCCACCTCCACCTCCTCCTAAGAGTGGGGTAGCTCCTCCTCGACCATCAACAGGATCAAAGGTGGATCGACCTTCAGCTAGTGGACCAAAAGCTACAATGGATGCTGAAGCAGGTGCAGAAGGTGGAGCTGATGCTCCTAAAGCCAAACTAAAGCCATTTTTCTGGGATAAGGTTCAAGCTAATTCAGATCAATCGATGGTTTGGAATCAGATCAAATCAGGATCATTCCA GTTTAATGAAGAGATGATAGAGACACTTTTTGGTTATAATGCTGTAAACAAAAACAATGGTCAACAACAGAAGGAGTCTTCCTCCCTAGACCCTTCACCCCAATATATCCAGATCATTGACAAAAAgaaatcacaaaatttattaattctgTTGCGAGCATTGAATGTGACAATGGAAGAAGTTTGTGATGCACTCTATGAAG GAAATGAGCTACCGTCAGAATTCCTTCAAACCTTGCTGAAGATGGCGCCGACATCAGACGAAGAACGTAAACTTAAACTTTATAGTGGTGATCTGTCTCAACTTGGGCCCGCGGACCGTTTCCTGAAAGCCCTGGTTGACATTCCCTTTGCCTTCAAGCGAATGGAAACACTGCTTTTTATGGGTACATTTAAAGAGGAACTCACTACAACTATGGAGTCTTTTGCAGTTTTAGAG GTTGCTTGTAAGGAATTAAGAAACAGCCGGCTGTTCCTGAAGCTTCTTGAAGCCGTTCTCAAAACCGGAAACCGAATGAATGACGGAACATACCGTGGTGGTGCACAAGCTTTTAAACTTGATACACTTTTGAAATTATCTGACGTAAAAGGAACAGATGGCAAGACTACACTCTTACACTTCGTTGTTCAAGAGATTATTCGCTCTGAGGGCATTAAAGCTGCTCGAGCGGCAAAAGAGAGCCAGAGTTTGTCCAATATTAAAACGGATGAGCTTCTTGAAGATAACGCGCGTGAAACTGAAGACCACTACCGGGAACTTGGTCTTGAGGTGGTTTCACACTTGAGCAGTGAGCTCGAGAATGTTAAAAAAGGATCTATTCTAGATGCTGACAGTTTATCGGCAACTGCTACCAAACTTGGCCATGGTCTTGTGAAAGCCAAAGACTTACTGAACAAAAACCTGAAGAACGTGGACGAAGACAGAGGGTTTCGTGAGACAGTGGAAAATTTTGTCCAGAAAGCCGAGGCTAATGTTAAGAAACTGCTAGAAGATGAGAAGAAAATCATGGCTCTGGTGAAGAGCACTGGCGATTACTTTCATGGGAACACTGGGAAGGACGATGGCTTGCGATTGTTCATTGTAGTAAGAGACTTCTTAATAATGCTTGATAAAGTATGCAAGGAGGTGAGAGATGCACAGAAGAAGCCAGCGAAACCTCTTAAACAAGAAACTTCACGAGGAACATCTTCATCTGATACACGTCCTCCACCTTCTGATTTTCGTCAGCGGCTTTTTCCAGCTATAGCTGAAAGAAGGGTAGATGACATCAGTTCAGATGATGAGAGTTCATAG